Proteins encoded by one window of Acetivibrio thermocellus ATCC 27405:
- the istA gene encoding IS21-like element ISCth9 family transposase has translation MIKMAQLEDIRKMYFMEGLSIREINRRTGIHRDTISKYISLEEPKPPKYKLTKERTHPVLGPYIPMIKQIIEDDKTRHRKQRHTGTKIFETLKKEGFSGGYNTVMDYLRKEYRKQREAFLPLEFELGAYAEVDWTEAYFYLKGKETKAHLFVMKLRGSGGFYVRAYPFEKQEAFFDGHIKCFEFMNGVPYKIAYDNLKTAVKKILEGSNREEQEQFIALRTHYLYESSFCRPAKGSDKGGVENAGKEAVRRFFVPYPEVDSFEELNEYLHNECIKLLESNPKWEAERAALRPLPAVRFDGARYKEAKVNRYSMVQFETNRYSVPTIYVGEKVTVKATADEVKILNKGTMIASHPRIYGRYQEQIKLDHYLELLLQKSRALGNTKVYKPQMLAPVYEQYRRSLNARSPRGNREFVKILMLHRDYPTALVTEAIEIAMAYNVYSYDGVFNILGQLLVSGSPKTAPVSKDKLQGIPEVVVIPPDLSKYSALMSGGGQ, from the coding sequence ATGATTAAGATGGCTCAATTAGAGGATATCAGAAAAATGTACTTCATGGAAGGCTTAAGTATCAGGGAAATTAACAGGAGGACTGGGATACATAGGGATACAATCTCAAAATATATTTCGCTGGAGGAACCAAAACCACCTAAGTACAAGTTGACAAAGGAAAGAACGCATCCGGTATTAGGGCCGTACATACCAATGATCAAACAGATAATAGAAGATGATAAAACCAGACACCGCAAACAACGCCATACAGGGACAAAAATATTTGAGACACTTAAAAAAGAAGGCTTTTCAGGCGGCTACAACACTGTAATGGATTACCTGAGAAAGGAATACCGAAAACAAAGGGAAGCTTTCCTGCCACTGGAGTTCGAGTTGGGAGCATATGCAGAAGTAGATTGGACAGAAGCATATTTTTATCTAAAAGGCAAAGAAACCAAGGCACATTTGTTTGTAATGAAGTTGAGAGGATCAGGCGGATTCTACGTAAGAGCATACCCTTTTGAGAAACAGGAGGCGTTCTTTGATGGCCATATCAAATGCTTTGAGTTCATGAACGGTGTACCATACAAGATAGCATACGACAATCTGAAAACGGCAGTGAAGAAGATACTCGAAGGCAGCAACAGAGAAGAGCAGGAGCAGTTTATCGCTTTACGAACCCATTACCTTTATGAATCTTCATTCTGCCGGCCGGCAAAAGGGAGCGATAAAGGTGGTGTAGAGAATGCGGGCAAAGAGGCTGTGCGAAGGTTCTTCGTTCCCTACCCCGAGGTTGATTCATTTGAGGAGTTGAATGAATATCTGCACAACGAATGCATAAAGCTTTTGGAAAGCAATCCGAAATGGGAAGCGGAAAGGGCAGCTTTGAGGCCATTACCGGCGGTAAGGTTTGATGGTGCGAGGTATAAAGAGGCAAAGGTCAACCGCTATTCTATGGTACAGTTTGAAACTAACCGATACTCTGTTCCCACGATATATGTGGGAGAGAAAGTCACTGTTAAAGCTACTGCGGATGAAGTAAAAATACTAAACAAAGGAACAATGATAGCAAGCCATCCAAGGATATACGGACGCTACCAGGAGCAGATAAAGCTTGATCACTATCTGGAATTGCTGCTGCAAAAATCACGCGCCCTGGGCAACACAAAAGTATATAAACCTCAGATGCTGGCACCCGTTTATGAGCAGTATCGTCGAAGCTTAAATGCCAGAAGTCCGAGAGGCAACAGGGAATTCGTAAAAATACTCATGCTGCACAGGGATTACCCTACGGCACTGGTGACAGAAGCTATTGAAATAGCTATGGCATACAATGTATACAGTTATGACGGTGTATTTAACATATTAGGACAGCTACTGGTCTCAGGCAGTCCTAAGACGGCTCCTGTCAGCAAAGACAAGCTTCAGGGCATCCCCGAGGTTGTTGTAATACCTCCTGATCTCAGCAAATACAGCGCTCTCATGTCAGGAGGTGGACAATAA
- the istB gene encoding IS21-like element ISCth9 family helper ATPase IstB produces the protein MPVNKMLIETYMKKLKMPQVAKTYESLAREAADNNLDYEEYLLCVLEQEVHQRENNRIQRGIRQAGFPVIKTIESFDFLAIPSLNKPRVLKLMQGEYIRRRENVILIGNSGVGKTHIATALGYEACRQGMKVKFYTAAGLINELLAAQQEYRLNKLEKQWLAPHLVILDELGYVPFSKIGAELLFQFCSSRYERGSLIITTNLEFPRWTEVLGDEQMTAALLDRLTHNAHILNINGESYRFKQALSKQANND, from the coding sequence ATGCCGGTCAATAAAATGCTTATCGAAACTTACATGAAGAAGCTAAAGATGCCACAGGTGGCAAAAACCTATGAATCCCTGGCAAGAGAAGCCGCAGACAATAATCTGGATTATGAAGAATACCTGCTGTGTGTGCTGGAACAGGAAGTACATCAGCGGGAGAATAACCGGATCCAGAGAGGGATCCGGCAAGCAGGCTTTCCTGTTATCAAAACGATTGAAAGCTTTGACTTCCTTGCCATACCTTCTTTGAACAAACCGCGGGTATTGAAACTCATGCAGGGAGAATATATCCGAAGAAGAGAAAATGTCATTTTGATAGGCAACTCCGGAGTAGGGAAAACCCATATTGCAACTGCGCTCGGTTACGAGGCTTGTCGGCAGGGTATGAAGGTCAAATTCTATACGGCAGCTGGTTTGATAAATGAATTGCTTGCAGCACAGCAGGAATATCGTCTTAATAAGCTTGAAAAGCAATGGCTGGCGCCGCATTTAGTGATCCTTGATGAATTAGGCTATGTGCCTTTCAGTAAAATCGGAGCAGAATTGTTGTTCCAGTTCTGCTCTTCCCGATATGAGAGGGGCAGCCTGATCATAACTACAAACTTAGAATTTCCAAGATGGACGGAGGTGTTAGGCGATGAGCAAATGACAGCCGCCCTGCTTGACCGCTTGACCCATAATGCGCACATTCTGAACATCAATGGTGAAAGCTACAGGTTTAAGCAGGCTCTTTCCAAGCAGGCAAATAATGACTGA